In Oxyura jamaicensis isolate SHBP4307 breed ruddy duck chromosome 21, BPBGC_Ojam_1.0, whole genome shotgun sequence, a single genomic region encodes these proteins:
- the RNF186 gene encoding E3 ubiquitin-protein ligase RNF186 gives MHTTGIKEHIKGARNSANPSAKGRQTAPRFISMENPTDKPSSENKSTASGVPQAEKTSPAPFAEGAADMSGAGPLTENAADAKGLVFAEEHLKEMERSPDTEPDGPDTFKPAFLESDYPNSKPLVMVINSSSPEVYSSETSYQSSPTSSIADMDCLVCFNKYNVYRVPKLLDCQHAFCAVCLKLILRKEGDTWIITCPLCRKNTSVSGGFIRTLPNKEEIMDHLEHPDVALEVHISPLGLDSSSWAQGSQDVLYRDQNVPADNRLAIQRLVLLLLLLVILTILILPFIYSGMIKWVICLMLTLGLVMSMVLCCTPKFYWSCNGNSLTACHKETHVAAIA, from the coding sequence ATGCATACAACAGGAATAAAGGAGCACATAAAAGGAGCCAGAAACTCCGCAAATCCTTCAGCTAAGGGAAGACAAACCGCACCGAGGTTTATCTCCATGGAGAATCCCACGGACAAGCCAAGCAGCGAAAACAAATCGACAGCTTCTGGAGTACCACAGGCTGAGAAGACAAGTCCTGCACCCTTTGCGGAAGGTGCTGCAGACATGAGCGGAGCAGGACCCCTCACAGAAAACGCTGCTGACGCGAAGGGACTGGTATTTGCCGAAGAacatctgaaagaaatggaGAGATCTCCGGACACAGAGCCAGACGGTCCTGATACCTTTAAACCAGCATTTTTGGAAAGTGACTATCCGAACTCAAAGCCGCTTGTTATGGTAATAAACTCAAGCTCTCCTGAAGTGTACAGTTCCGAAACGAGTTACCAGTCTTCACCCACATCATCTATTGCAGACATGGACTGCCTGGTCTGCTTCAACAAGTACAACGTGTACAGAGTCCCAAAGCTCCTTGACTGCCAGCATGCTTTCTGCGCAGTTTGCCTCAAGCTTATCCTCAGGAAAGAAGGCGATACCTGGATAATCACCTGCCCCCTGTGCAGAAAAAACACGTCTGTGTCAGGAGGATTTATCCGCACGCTTCCcaataaagaagaaatcatgGACCACTTGGAACATCCTGACGTGGCTCTCGAGGTACACATCTCTCCCCTGGGgctggacagcagcagctgggctcaggGCAGCCAAGATGTTTTATACAGAGACCAAAACGTTCCAGCGGACAACAGGCTGGCTATCCAGAGACtcgtgctgctcctgctgcttttggtgATTCTCACGATCCTCATCCTCCCGTTCATATACTCGGGGATGATAAAATGGGTAATTTGTCTCATGCTTACTTTGGGGTTGGTCATGTCTATGGTGCTTTGCTGCACTCCTAAATTCTACTGGAGCTGTAATGGAAACTCGCTCACGGCCTGCCACAAGGAGACCCACGTCGCTGCTATTGCCTGA